The region TCAAATCCGCGATCAGCGGAAATTCTTCATCCTTCTGTTCCTTCTTAATAAGGTCTTGCAGCTGAGTAGCTGCCCAGCTATCGTCTAGGCCTCTAATTGACAGGATAAACTCTTCCTGCGCTCTGTTGCCAGTCGTCTCTGGAATCTTAGCCTCCGTGAGGAGTCGGGTGATCGTCACCCACTCGTCGAACCATGTGTCTAAGTTTGCCGTCTTTGGTCTCGTGCAGACTGCTGTGTACCGAGCTCTGAGTTGGTGGTTCCTCTGTCCAATCGATGGACAGAGGTGCTTCTTTAGTGTTCTCAGCTGGCTATAGGCGTCTGCGCAATCGAGGATTAGGTCTAGGTGTTTGACGTCAATTGTCTGCACGATCTCTAGGCTTAGGGTTCGGAgagccttctccttcgtGAGCCACCTGGCCTCGTCGCGATCGAATCGTCTAGCCCATGAGTTGTACGTAGCGAGCTCTGTCGCTGTTAAGTCTGGGATGTCGATCTGCTCGTCTGTAAGAGGATTTCGAAATCTCCTCACTTCGAGCTCTTTGGGTCTTTCGTCTTCCAGCATCTTCAGCCTCTCTGGCGAAAGATCTAGGTTAACGTACTCCCACAGACTATTTCGGTCTGCGGATATCTTCCTCGTGAGCAACCATTTCGACCAATCGTCTGGCTTTCGGAGGGTAACTGACGCTCTCGCCACCTGCATTTCGTGCTCTTGAGTCGCGCGGGAGTCGGGGTCGTACGCTCGCTAAAAGCCGCATGACTGCCAATCTGCTGGTTACGTAGTTAGGTTAATGCGTCGCACATCAAGGGCCGCGGATAATCTACGCCGGCTGCTTCTCTGAACACCCGGCGGGTTATATAAGTGACAGGATTTGGGCGTAAAGAAATACCATAAGTATTGTCTATCTATGCTTGGTTGCTACGCCACAAGCCGTCCTTAATACGCCTTATCCTCGTCTGTCTGGTCGTCCTCATCCAGCTCGACAGTGTAGACGTCCTGGTACTTGGATGGCTTCACTACCTGTATTGCGATTTTGTCCGTCCAGAGCGCAAACATGGTCTCAACGTCAAGTTTGTGCAGCTGCAGGCCTGCGAGGAAGAACACGAAGTCGCCCGGGCCAACATATAGCTGGTGGCTTGTCTTTAAGAACCCCGACGCCAAGGACGAGGATCATCGAGTAGTAGTGTCCTGTCCTATGTTAGCATTTGCGCCTGAGCTCATAACTAGGTGGGATAATGCCGCACCATCGTCGCCTCCGCCATGATAGTAGCTGGTGCCCTCGCTAGCCGATATGAACACGGCCATCATGCTCCCGATGCCGCCTATGCGAAAGAATGATTTGCGGGCGCGGCGAGGGGCCTTAGCAAACCAGGCCTTGTGAGCCTTGGCGGCGGCAGCGGCGTAGCTCTATCAGCGCCTGTACCTGTTCGAGTAGGCCCTTGGCCCTGTCCGGAGATATACAGTCGGTGAAGCGGATGGCGGCGTATCTGGAAATCTCGCGAAGTTTAGGTTTGGAATCGCAGCATGCGCGATGGTACTGTTGCGAGGACTTGACCAGGTGAATGCGCGGCTCACCGAGCATCTCAAACTGCAAGCTCCCACGAATCCGTCGCTATGCGACTCTCTGTTGCTCCTTCGCCTCTTGTCGCCGGGCTCTTAGGCCTGCCTCTTCTCAAGTCGCTTTGAGGACGGCTGAGGGCGGCAAAATGCGTGCGGCGAACAGTGGGCGTAGGGACACTGGAGTCGTGGAGCGGACGTAGTGGTAAGAGCGCTCGAAGATGAACCGCGGAAGCTCAGCAGCCTGGGACTCACCCTCGTTGAGAATACTGCTGGTGGATCGGGCGAGCCGCACCCTTTATCGCGAAGTGGGAGCAGAGATAGAAGTCAAACTCATATGGATGAGTGCAGCCAGACTCCACAAGAGTACTGGGCAGGGGGTTGCCGTTGCGATTGCCCTTGCCGACTTCAGGGAAGAAGCGGATGTGGTGGCGCTTGCCGGTAATGACAACGGTGAATTTAAGGAGCTCTTTGCAACCCAGCTTCTTGAAGCACCCCTTAAGTTGTTGACTTCCTCCTCAAGCGCAGCGGCGTGCCGTCCGTCCCCGATGTGGCCATGGGTGCGAAGGGGAGGCGGAGAGGATGTGGGGAGCGCGTTGATGCGGGCGATGGGTCGGGCCGCTGCTGAGTTGGCctaacgtgtccgtgcacctcGTGCACGGATTCATCTCGTGCACGCTGAACACCAAACGCGCGTCTCAGCGTCATAACTTCAACGCGCTATAACTCAACAACCATGGCTCCAATTGATGATGCGATTGCAGATTTAGAGTCGCAAGAACCCGGAGAAAAACTTGTATTAGCAGAGTTTGCGAGGAAATGGGGTGTCAGCCGCGCAACTCTATCGCGGAGGTGGAGGCGCGTGACAGGGCCTAGGAGTAATGGATACGCTCAGCAGCAAGCTATCagcccacaacaagagctagagcttgtgagatatatcgAAACGCTCACAGAGAGAGGCCTTCCTCCCAcaagagagatgatcaggaatttctcatcagaagtagcccatcagcagctcagcgagagctgggttactcgcttcatcaacagacacgagatccatctcatctcaaagtggaccagcgccatggatcgtacgcgccacctggctgattctgagtcaaagtatagactctacttcgagctgctgcatcgaaagatcaccgaataccaccttgaggctcgagatatatacaatatggatgagaagggcttcttgattggcttgataggcagaagcaagagaatattcagcaggcgtcaatgggagaagaaggaggttcgagcatctctccaggatggatcacgcgagtttctgacagtcctggcctgctgctgcgccgatgggagctcgctgcccCCAAGCCTCATCTACGCATCTGCGAAAGGAGCTATACGATCAAGTTGGGTAGAGgatatcaaggcaggagaacatgatatctttgtctcatcatctccaacaggctggtgAAACAATAACATTGGTCTAGCTTGGCTtgagcaggtgtttgatcgctgtacaaagcagcgatcagggagatggagattactcatccttgatggccatggatctcatgtcacgatggagtttatcaagtactgcgatcgccataggattCTCCTCATGATtcttcctccccattcgactcacacgctccagccgctcgATGTAGTGCTATTtaagccactctctcaagcctactccaACGAGCTCACCAATCatctccataaggctcaaggcctcgtcccaatcaagaaaggagaattcttcccactcttctggagcgcatggatatcctccttcacagagaACCTtatattgaaggccttcgaagctactgggatctggccgatAGATGCtaacgttatccttcgtagatttaccagcacgccagaagctgagagaagctcatcgtcagggctctctgatcatgactggagaaagctcgatcggttagtacgagctgctatcaatgatagccatcagtatgaggcaagaaagctgcgctcgagcgttcaccatctctctgtgcagtatgagcttttacagcatgagaacgagggcttaaaggaggctcttcaacataaaaagaagcataagaagaagggcaaagctcttaaccttcaacagcgccaggagtatcacggtggcgCAGTCCactggtctcctcgcaagctgcgtgaggctcgagctagagaagcagtacgggagcgagatgagatggaggagaaactccaaaaagcacgggccaagaagcagcgcgaggaggctcgactgcagcgtcaagttgagctcgaggagaggcgtgtggagaggcagacactcaaggagatgagggagcttgagcgagctgagaaagcagctgaacgcgcgcgcaaagttgaagctcaacaccagaaaaaATCTATCCAACAAGCTTAACAACGCAAGCGTAAAGCCTCACAAGTACTCTCACCAAGtaacaagcgtcaaaaacgcgctAGCGCTGCTCACGCTGGTGTTCAAGCTGGAGATGAGCTATCTGCTATTCCAGCCAAAGTCACATCACGTGGtcgcaacgtcaacctcccacaaaaatatagatagtacaagttgatcgcaagcatctgATTACTGCTATACTACGTTTTTATTAATATTGAGCTATTATGTGGCGTTGTACAGCCTCATTTTTGAGATCGCTAAGATAGTGTTCGGCGTGCACGAGATGAATCCGTGCACgaggtgcacggacacgttagTTAACACTAATGACCCCAACAGCCAATATCAGGGAGATCACCACGGGAAACGTTAAACGACCACCCCATAAGACCCGAACGGGGATAGTGCCGGCGATCCGTCGCACCATCGTATTTGTATGGGAGCTACACCAAAACTGGATGTATTCGTAATTCTTGGCCACTGTATCGTATCTTTGTAAATATACGCTGTTTTGGGTTGTTTTGCGGGCCCAGGCATGGCAAAATGGGTTGTTTTGGCTACTCAAAGCATCGATTTCTGGGCCCTTTTGGCCATTTTTTAGATATTTCAACGGCTGTTACTATCGAACATTGTGCTGCCGAACACCCAGCCACATTGACGCGCCGGGATCGGATACCTAAAGCTAACATCTAGCTCTATTAATTGCGTCGGTATCCTAACATGAGGCTGCTGATAGTTTGTTGCCGGCGACGGCGGCggcaatcgctgaggttgAGCCTGATAGCTCAGTCCCGTTGGCGCTGTTGATGGCCACGCCGGCGCTGGAACCCGTGTATAACCGCCAATATACGACCCATTGTATTGCTCGTAAGTCTGGTAATCGATTGACGGAGCGGGGTGAGGCTGGCGATAGCTGTGAAAACTCTGCGACAGCGGTTGACGGCTCGATTAGGACGCTGGGATAGTGTCAGCCTGGCACCTCAGTTCATCTGGTACACTGTGAACTGTATCTCACGTGACTCCTCGTCACCTGCTTACTCATCTCGGTTGTGTATATAATCGCTCTATGTAGCTctctcaatacaacaaccttcttcctctcttcTGCCCTGTCCTACATCCGACAGATAGCTTGCAACGGGCGCTGTTGAAGCCTCCTGGAGCGAAAGTTAGCTGTGAAATCTCTGCAGGAAGCAATACTCATCTCCTCATCTTTACCCCCTCCCCCGCTCGCCATCGCCATCAAAGTTGTATACCTCAGCTATGGCGAGCGGAGGGGGGAGGAGCTTATATCGTACCCACGGGCTAGCTGCTGGCGCGAGGCAGGTAAAGCTGGCGACTGAAGACTAGGTAAAGGCAGCTATTGGCTAGATTGTTGGCCAGGTACAGGCCATTGCTGAGCCGGATACAGCGCCGTGGTTGCTGTCGTCGGCGTCGTGGAGGCTGGCTGTCTAGATTGAAACACGAAGACATTCTCCGCCGGTACTGATGACTCTGTCATCCGTGCAGGCAGCGTCGACGGCGGCGCCGCTGCTCTGTTGTTACTATCGAGACGCTCAAGTAGACTGGGGTCGCGGCGTCCGCCACGCTTGCCAGCGCCTCGCTGATGCCGGCGAGCTCGCTGTCGCCGCTGTGTTGACTCTAAAACCTGCAGCTCTAACGGGGCCATGGGACGCTCAGGTTCAGCAACACGCTCTCGAGTAACCCACCAATGTTGATGGAAATCGGTGACCCGGAGGACGCCAGAGGTGCGCCAAAGCTCGGTGAGTTGATGCCAACAAGGCCTGTTTTGGGAGGTCGAATACCGGCCTTTGCAACGAGTGAACTGGTACGTATTGTCGGCGGTCTGTCTATCAAGTTGGGCGCGAGCGTACTTAAATTATTCAGCTGTCTAGGCCTTCGCGTAGCGGGTTATCTATCACACAACGGCGTCAAAAATTAGACCTTAACAGTCAGAACGCGTCTTGCTGTTAGCTTGCTCATCGGACAACTCAATATAGCTAACATGCTCTTCGTAGAAAGAGTAGAGGCGATAAAATAGACTCCGTATGTCAGCTCAACTGCCGCCGAGCCAGTCCTTCAGCACGCGGTGAGCGCTCTCAGCTCTGCTCGTCGCCATGAGCCCAAAATATAGGTATTCGTCAACCCAATACTTCACCAGCTTCTCCTTGTGGTTATTAAGCCCGTACTACTTTAAGTAAGCGGTTGCCCGGCTCGACTCGCGCTCACAGGTAGCCAGGCGGGTGTGGTAGTCAGCTTCAGTTATCGACTTCATCAGCGACGAGTACGGTCTCATAAACTCAACCGTGGCGTCGTTATCAACCCATTAACACCATCAAGATGGCGGCCAAACTCAACTGTCAGCCCATCTAAGCACCCAAAGCTCCGATTTCAGACCTAACTTGTAACCGCTTGCACCGGTGCTATGGTCGCCATCAGTCCTAGAAGACTTTAGCGCAAGGAAACGTTGTATGCTCTCGCTCTCGCTCTCgctctcactctcactctcactctcactctcactctcactctcactctcactctcactctcactctcactctcactctcactctcactctcactctcactctcactctcactctcacaCGCATGTTACGGAAGCTCACCTTGCGGAAACACACCTAGACCTgtacagcaacaacaacccCAGCGACATCGCAGCCCTCAGTCCCTCTACAGGCAGGCACAAAGACATCACCAACATGGACCCCGGCGACCAGAGCCCTTATCGCAACTCCGAGGGTGCCGGCCGCAACGACCCCCTCCTAGGGCGTACGACTAGTGGCGCGATCGAAGCGCACGACGATGACATGGTCATGGTAGGCGCGGACGGGCTGCAGCTGTTCGAGACAGAAACGGGCATGGAAGCGGCGGATCCTGCAACCGCAAGAACAACTGCCATGGCTGAAACTGTGCCTGCCAATCACCTCCAACCATTGCGAAACGCTGTCTATATATCTAAACCTTGATGAGCCCGAGGCTGAAGTGTACTTGTTCAAAGAGATCTTTATACCAGGATACCGTACCCGGGCCCATCTGCAGACTCTTGAGCAACTGGTCGCCGAAGTCCTTGCTTTCCATGCAGCATGTGGATATGTCTTGACAGCGACATCCACGAAGGCAGATATGCGGGCAGTAATTATGGGTCAAAACAAGATAGTTGAGAGTGCCCGCTTGATAGCTTGGATACACCACAATGTCGTGCACCGGCATCAAGCTCGCATGCTCACAGCATCGACTGATCTCCGCCGCTCGCTgcctgagctgcaagccGTAACGACAGCAGCTTGTCAGATTCTGCGCGGTTGCGAGATCCAGCAACATTCCGAGAAGACCAGTTATAACCATAGCCTTCACAGCGATGACCCATCCGACATGATAGAGATTGTTTCTATGACTCGCAAGGGGGGAAACGAGGACGGCGGCGCCGGCACTGTGCAGATGCGCTGGACTGGAGAACCGTCTGCCACAGGCGCTCCGTCTTACAAAGTCTACCCCATCGACAACCAGCTCCACCACGCCCTTCTCGTCGTGAACTTTGGAGATCTTGCCATTGACGTCACTATTGAGAAGACCCTGGAGCAAACCTTCATGCAGCGTCTACCAGATCTACTTGCAACATTATCACCCAGCAGCCGCGTCTCAGCCGTCGTCATACAGTCTCTCTATCAAGCCATTGTCTTGCATCATGAAGCTTCGCAAAAGCACAGCTACCGCGGCTCCGCCCAAGACTATACCAACGAGGTAGCCTGTTATATGTTGAACGAGTGGATTGAGAGGTACCAGCACTATCAAAAGGACGCTGATATGGCTGAGCATGTCGTCTTCTTGGATGCCGTCTTTAAGCTTGCGGCTCAAATTGAAATTAATTTCAGGTACGAAGGACAAATCCATGTACTCGAAGCCCGCGGAAGACGTGGTTGAGGGTGGTGAAGATGGCAAGGGAATGGATTTGTCTGGAGTCTTAAGCCTAGTACTGTCGTCAGCCGGCTCGGGAAGGGGCATCGATCTGACTCCATCCACGCAACGGAACAGCTCTTGTTTGACACGTTGCATCCCCGTGAAATTTTATTATCTGCACATAGTTACAGGAGGATAGTATGCCAAAACCTGTCTATTTGCGAGCTGTTTATAGTCTTCTACGTAGCTGGTAGCCGAATCATTAATAAATGATCCGCTCGATATACTAGTGAattattggaacaaggtccctctagtagtatgactactatggataaccgagtgggaggagggacaaggcggggtggctgcaacgtattgtattgactatTGTCTCGAGTGTCACAGTCTGACTCCATTGTtgtgggtgctattgccacaccagcatatcatgtgactcccaagcaccttctaccctggactgaactcaggtattctcaacaataaCTAGTTATCTACTTAGAAGCAAGATATTGAGATCAATGAGCAAGAAGCTCAGTCCTCGAGAAGCCAGGCCCAATCGCAAAAGACAAGGAGATCAAGCAGAACGCAAAAGAAAATACGCAAAAAGACAGGAAGATCATTCCTTCCGCAAAATAACAACAACGCCTACCTGCTCATGCTGAGAAGCCTGACCGATCACGTTGCCGGGCAAGACCGCCTCGTCAACCCTCCTCTTGAACGTGGACGCATGTTCCTGCAAAACTTCCACGATAGCACAATCCCGCTGAACTACAGACATTAATGACCAGTTGAAGACTATGCGCGGAATCTAAATAGCGCTCGTGCGACCTCTGCATGCCCAGCCAGACTGGTTCTGCGGCAGCAACTGATGGATGATCTGCATGTGGGACATACCCACTAACGTCGATGCAGGGAGAGAGGAATCAAGGACAGGGAGGCCAAAGCAGTCGCCTTTACCCAAATGATGAGCCTTGTCAACCACAAAGCCAGCTGCATTGGCTGCCTCAGAAGCTTGCTGAGCGGCTATCGACCAAAACCTAGTGGGGGACAGTTGCATAGCGAAGAAGACTTCGTTGAGCGGCCGATCAATGCCTCGAGGAACAGGCACGGTTGGGCCGTCCATGTAGCGCATAACGAGCAACGAGCCTGGTGCTTCTGTATAGGGCAAAGTCCTGAATTGCACAGGGACGGCGGACTCAGCGGGTGAAGGCGCGAAGTTGGCGAAGCGGGCGGACATCAACACAATGAGGCGTCCATCAGGTTTGAGCAGCTTGTGCAAGTTGCGGAGGATGCCAAGACGCTGATCGGGCGGGATGGTATTGAGGAGGTGTAAGGCGAATATGCAGTCGAAGGACGGAGGAGCCTGAGGCACTTGAGCGATGCGGTCGCGCAGCGCATCGTCGGTAACGTTGGCATTCATAAGGTGAACTTGTTGCTGGCTTGTCCCGAGATGATACACCGTGAGACCTGCGTTGCTGAGCTGCCAGGGAATGTCGAGGTCGGGCAGGCCTTGTACGGCATCGACAGCGAGGCAAAATCCATCACCAACAGCCTGCTTGGCAGCCGCGATGAGTCGACCTGAGCCAGCAACCACCTCGAGGACGCTCTGCCCTTGTTGAAGGGAGACTAGCTGAAGTGCACGTTGTACGTCAGGATGATGGGCGGAGCTCATGTAGTCGAATACACCAACCATGGGTTGGTAGGCGTTCGTGATCTCGCTGAGGGTGCCGTAATAGACCGTGATGAAGTTGAGGTCGGTTATGGATAGTAGAATTGAGTGTGGATGAAGTGATTGAAGGCTCATTTGATGATTGCAGTGATGGTGATTGAGGAATTGAGACTAAAATTAGAAGAGAAGGACAAGAGAAGCGAGGCAAGATCAGA is a window of Pyrenophora tritici-repentis strain M4 chromosome 2, whole genome shotgun sequence DNA encoding:
- a CDS encoding Methyltransf-18 multi-domain protein: MSLQSLHPHSILLSITDLNFITVYYGTLSEITNAYQPMVGVFDYMSSAHHPDVQRALQLVSLQQGQSVLEVVAGSGRLIAAAKQAVGDGFCLAVDAVQGLPDLDIPWQLSNAGLTVYHLGTSQQQVHLMNANVTDDALRDRIAQVPQAPPSFDCIFALHLLNTIPPDQRLGILRNLHKLLKPDGRLIVLMSARFANFAPSPAESAVPVQFRTLPYTEAPGSLLVMRYMDGPTVPVPRGIDRPLNEVFFAMQLSPTRFWSIAAQQASEAANAAGFVVDKAHHLGKGDCFGLPVLDSSLPASTLVGMSHMQIIHQLLPQNQSGWACRGRTSAI
- a CDS encoding Transformer domain containing protein — its product is MAPLELQVLESTQRRQRARRHQRGAGKRGGRRDPSLLERLDSNNRAAAPPSTLPARMTESSVPAENVFVFQSRQPASTTPTTATTALYPAQQWPEASTAPVASYLSDSDYIHNRDDVLIEPSTAVAEFSQLSPASPRSVNRLPDLRAIQWVVYWRLYTGSSAGVAINSANGTELSGSTSAIAAAVAGNKLSAASC